In Cydia amplana chromosome 2, ilCydAmpl1.1, whole genome shotgun sequence, the following proteins share a genomic window:
- the LOC134656029 gene encoding vitamin K-dependent protein C-like has protein sequence MERCGVPHRYLSEYSRTGRLLGGEATTAHQFPWLAAVNVASRSIGGSLISDRHVVTAASPLYGKSFNEVSVTLGAHDRCGNGSDPVLNTSVSDIIIHPGFSPTNRDNDIALLKLRHVVPFGRFIAPICMPHYGAPESGQVAWTVAWTGTANNESCTPRVATLPILPTRSCLKVTVDSNLVTPDKGCLGPLSARNIICEADVGAPIMQRNPGFSFRLVGVVSSASCDRVTSPLYTRIIDHAAWIYQHTHSDCQCL, from the exons atggaaa GATGTGGCGTTCCTCACAGGTACCTGTCAGAGTATTCTAGAACAGGCCGTCTTTTGGGCGGTGAGGCCACCACCGCCCATCAATTCCCGTGGCTTGCTGCCGTGAATGTCGCCTCCCGAAGCATAGGTGGATCCCTCATATCTGATAGACATGTTGTTACCGCCGCATCACCGCTCTATGG aaaatcGTTTAACGAAGTCAGCGTGACTCTGGGAGCTCACGACCGCTGCGGTAATGGCAGTGACCCGGTTCTGAACACCAGTgtgtcagatattataataCATCCTGGTTTTTCACCGACGAACCGGGACAACGATATTGCTTTGCTGAAGCTAAGGCACGTGGTGCCATTCGGCCGGTTTATTGCACCGATATGCATGCCTCATTACG GAGCGCCGGAATCCGGACAAGTGGCTTGGACAGTGGCATGGACTGGCACGGCTAACAATGAATCTTGTACACCGAGAGTTGCCACTCTTCCTATTCTTCCTACAAGGTCCTGTTTAAAGGTCACTGTGGACTCTAATTTAGTGACCCCTGATAAAGGTTGCCTTGGACCTTTGAGTGCACGGAATATTATTTGCGAG GCAGATGTAGGAGCCCCTATCATGCAGAGAAACCCCGGCTTCTCATTCAGGCTGGTGGGTGTCGTGTCGTCGGCATCGTGTGACCGAGTCACTAGTCCGCTCTACACGAGGATAATAGACCACGCTGCCTGGATATATCAGCATACCCATAGTGACTGTCAATGTCTTTAA